In a genomic window of Roseiflexus castenholzii DSM 13941:
- a CDS encoding helix-turn-helix domain-containing protein, with the protein MPSFNERVGEVIKRKRQRDRLTQAELGGRIGVSGSYISSIENGQSSARIADIEALAVVFRTTAFDLLSEAAAADGYKFSTVHRDREALLTLYDTLSPEHQRMARAFMLFLREQQNLPRE; encoded by the coding sequence ATGCCATCGTTCAACGAGCGCGTCGGAGAAGTCATTAAACGCAAACGTCAGCGCGACCGGTTGACTCAGGCGGAATTGGGAGGTCGCATTGGCGTAAGCGGCAGTTATATCAGCAGCATCGAGAATGGCCAGAGCAGCGCGCGGATCGCCGACATCGAGGCGCTGGCGGTTGTCTTCCGCACGACAGCGTTCGATCTGCTCAGCGAAGCCGCCGCCGCCGACGGGTATAAGTTTTCAACGGTTCACCGCGACCGTGAGGCGCTCCTGACTCTCTACGATACCCTCTCTCCTGAGCATCAGCGCATGGCGCGCGCGTTCATGTTGTTCCTCCGTGAGCAGCAGAATCTTCCCCGTGAGTAA
- a CDS encoding peptide ABC transporter substrate-binding protein: protein MSNSHLSPVHSTPVLRLPLRRLFGVSTFVAIALLGVLVACGAPEQPATPAGVSPMPAPTTAPPTATALPRGGNLTIRLAADVAELRPWHPRTRGEEQLIALLYSGLTRLDGTLAPQPDLAAGWTASADGRTITLTLRHDAVWHDGQPVTADDVVFTLNELRALEPTTALLAGLRRMTEVTAPATDTVVVRLDERYAPIFSLLTAPVLPRHALSGRSLADLNAWEAPVGSGPFRLERREPGTAITLAANQSFYRGAPLLDRVVFVVAPDAQVAASALQNGQLLLAELPWSEGRALTETMPMLQTGAYAENGYYFLAFNLRPNRIFSDLRLREALALTIDLPRMIREATNGQGMIIGNSAAPGSWADLTPPSTTTVDLDRARALLDEAGWRLPSDGVVRQKDGVTLTAQLFVRADDPRRVRAAELIAGAAEQIGMDIVVQPADFATVIRSKYAPPYDFDMLLGSWINGVADPTFGDYAYYDPDDFALFHSSQINQGVADTRPVLNFVGFSDPVYDDQAGAARQLYDLTERAQAIRRAQERVALLRPYLFLWTDRLPVACSARLTTLDGPINLATPNYLWNIERWYVTGEG from the coding sequence GTGAGTAATTCGCATCTATCGCCAGTCCATTCCACTCCTGTGCTCCGGTTGCCGTTGCGCCGATTGTTTGGCGTCAGCACATTTGTTGCAATTGCGTTGCTGGGGGTGCTTGTCGCCTGTGGTGCGCCGGAACAACCTGCCACACCCGCGGGCGTCTCGCCGATGCCTGCGCCAACCACAGCGCCGCCGACTGCGACAGCGCTGCCGCGCGGCGGCAATCTTACAATCCGGTTGGCTGCCGATGTTGCTGAGTTGCGCCCCTGGCATCCACGTACACGTGGCGAGGAACAGCTCATCGCGCTGCTCTACAGCGGTCTGACCCGCCTGGACGGCACGCTGGCGCCGCAGCCGGATCTGGCGGCAGGCTGGACGGCTTCTGCCGATGGGCGGACAATTACATTGACGTTGCGCCACGATGCGGTCTGGCACGATGGACAGCCGGTGACGGCGGATGATGTGGTCTTTACTCTCAACGAATTGCGCGCACTCGAACCAACCACGGCGTTGCTCGCCGGGTTACGGCGTATGACGGAGGTTACAGCGCCGGCAACCGATACCGTCGTGGTGCGTCTCGATGAACGCTACGCGCCGATCTTTAGCCTGTTGACGGCGCCGGTGTTGCCGCGCCATGCCCTGAGCGGCAGAAGTTTGGCGGATCTCAACGCCTGGGAAGCGCCGGTCGGCAGCGGTCCATTTCGCCTGGAGCGGCGTGAGCCGGGCACGGCGATCACGCTGGCGGCCAATCAATCGTTTTACCGGGGCGCGCCGTTGCTCGACCGGGTGGTGTTCGTGGTGGCGCCCGATGCGCAGGTGGCGGCGTCCGCGCTCCAGAATGGGCAGTTGCTCTTGGCGGAACTGCCCTGGAGCGAAGGGCGCGCGCTCACCGAAACAATGCCAATGCTCCAAACCGGCGCATATGCCGAGAATGGCTACTACTTCCTGGCATTCAACCTGCGCCCCAACCGTATCTTCAGTGATCTGCGGCTGCGTGAGGCGCTGGCGCTCACTATCGATCTGCCGCGCATGATCCGGGAAGCGACTAACGGGCAGGGCATGATCATCGGGAACAGCGCCGCTCCTGGCTCCTGGGCAGACCTGACGCCGCCGTCAACGACGACCGTGGACCTGGATCGCGCGCGCGCGCTGCTCGATGAGGCAGGGTGGCGGCTCCCGTCGGATGGCGTGGTGCGGCAAAAAGATGGTGTGACGCTCACCGCGCAACTCTTTGTGCGCGCTGACGATCCGCGTCGGGTGCGCGCTGCCGAACTGATTGCTGGCGCCGCCGAGCAGATCGGGATGGACATTGTGGTGCAACCCGCTGACTTCGCAACGGTGATTCGCTCGAAGTATGCGCCACCCTATGATTTCGACATGCTCCTCGGCAGCTGGATCAATGGCGTCGCCGACCCGACTTTCGGTGACTACGCCTACTACGATCCAGACGATTTTGCGCTGTTTCATTCGAGTCAGATCAACCAGGGGGTGGCGGATACGCGCCCTGTGTTGAACTTTGTCGGGTTTAGCGACCCGGTGTACGATGATCAGGCAGGCGCAGCGCGGCAATTGTACGATCTGACAGAACGGGCGCAGGCAATCCGGCGGGCGCAGGAACGAGTGGCGCTGCTGCGTCCCTACCTGTTCCTGTGGACGGATCGGTTGCCGGTGGCATGCAGCGCGCGCCTGACAACGCTGGACGGACCGATTAACCTGGCGACGCCGAACTATCTGTGGAATATCGAACGGTGGTATGTCACAGGTGAGGGTTGA
- a CDS encoding response regulator, with translation MEQRIRVLIIDDHPLFRQGIRWSLEEAGDMEVVGEAENGQEAIKLAERLSPDVVLVDINLPGLNGLEVARVIKRREPRVGLIVISVYEDDEQLFQAIKVGAAAYSSKDVHPRDLVRMIREVARGKYLINDSVIAKPHVATRVLHQFRELAATEDERTSALFAPLTSREIEILDCIARGLSNKEIATQLSISGQTVKNHITSILSKLQVNDRTMAVIYAIQRGWIRMGYDGHHSHAVGEKRSS, from the coding sequence ATGGAACAGCGGATTCGTGTGCTGATTATTGATGACCATCCACTCTTCCGCCAGGGCATTCGCTGGAGTCTCGAAGAAGCCGGCGATATGGAAGTGGTGGGTGAGGCGGAGAACGGGCAGGAGGCGATCAAACTGGCGGAACGCCTCTCGCCGGATGTCGTCCTGGTGGACATTAACCTGCCCGGCTTGAATGGCCTGGAAGTGGCGCGCGTCATCAAACGGCGCGAGCCACGGGTCGGGTTGATCGTCATCAGCGTCTACGAAGACGATGAGCAACTCTTCCAGGCGATCAAGGTCGGCGCCGCCGCCTATTCGTCGAAAGATGTCCATCCTCGCGATCTGGTACGCATGATCCGTGAAGTCGCTCGCGGAAAATACCTGATTAATGATAGTGTCATTGCCAAACCGCATGTCGCCACGCGCGTGCTCCATCAGTTCCGTGAACTCGCCGCCACCGAGGACGAACGCACCAGCGCGCTCTTCGCCCCATTGACATCGCGCGAGATCGAGATTCTCGACTGCATTGCCCGCGGCTTGTCGAATAAGGAGATCGCCACGCAACTGTCGATCAGCGGGCAGACGGTCAAGAACCACATCACTTCTATTCTGTCGAAACTTCAGGTCAACGACCGGACGATGGCGGTTATCTATGCAATCCAGCGCGGTTGGATCCGCATGGGATACGATGGGCATCATAGCCACGCGGTTGGTGAGAAGCGCTCGAGTTAG
- a CDS encoding sensor histidine kinase — MNSQDGQERSAALREARDIVAEQLEQLRALAEHERQEIATLAAALRQAERELDEVTLQYRTAVQRRRSGAESLNRRMTELREQCDALSRDVDARRSGLRQIELLIRQIEMSSSALSNTGTGATSDPWALALRSQVIHGREEERMRLAREVHDGPAQVLANSLMLLETCYSLAQQQTGEHAEKLAVMIGRLRDATREGLSEVRRFIANLRPGQVAERGLVEALREYLRAYGNTYNVPVVFEADAAPRQADEVEIVLYRIVQEALQNAHKYARGSPITVRLAYRSDTITLSVRDEGPGFDPREVARRAGKSNWGLTSMRERAELIGARLTVASRPGYGTEVTVVLPLEQTG; from the coding sequence ATGAATTCGCAGGACGGGCAAGAACGATCAGCGGCTCTCCGCGAAGCGCGTGACATTGTTGCAGAACAGTTGGAGCAGTTGCGCGCGCTGGCGGAACACGAGCGACAGGAGATAGCAACACTTGCAGCGGCACTGCGTCAGGCGGAGCGCGAACTCGATGAGGTGACCCTCCAGTATCGCACCGCAGTGCAGCGACGACGCTCAGGCGCCGAGTCGCTGAACCGGCGGATGACGGAACTGCGAGAGCAGTGTGATGCCCTGAGCCGCGACGTTGATGCGCGCCGCAGTGGTCTGCGGCAGATCGAACTGCTCATTCGCCAGATCGAGATGAGTAGCAGCGCGCTGAGCAACACCGGAACAGGAGCGACATCAGACCCATGGGCGCTGGCGTTGCGTTCGCAGGTGATCCATGGGCGCGAGGAAGAGCGGATGCGTCTGGCGCGCGAGGTCCACGACGGACCGGCGCAAGTGCTTGCGAACTCGTTGATGTTGCTGGAGACGTGTTATTCCCTGGCGCAGCAGCAAACCGGCGAGCACGCCGAAAAACTGGCGGTGATGATTGGTCGGCTGCGCGACGCCACTCGTGAGGGGTTGAGCGAGGTGCGTCGCTTCATTGCCAATCTCCGACCGGGACAAGTCGCTGAACGTGGGTTGGTGGAGGCGCTGCGTGAGTATCTGCGCGCCTATGGCAACACGTACAATGTGCCCGTGGTGTTTGAGGCTGATGCAGCGCCCCGACAGGCAGACGAAGTCGAGATCGTTCTCTACCGTATCGTCCAGGAAGCGTTGCAAAATGCACACAAATACGCACGTGGATCGCCGATCACCGTGCGTCTGGCATATCGCTCAGACACCATCACCTTGTCGGTGCGCGATGAGGGTCCAGGATTTGATCCGCGCGAAGTAGCGCGACGCGCCGGGAAGAGCAATTGGGGATTGACAAGCATGCGTGAGCGGGCTGAGTTGATCGGCGCACGGCTGACCGTCGCATCACGTCCAGGTTATGGCACAGAAGTGACGGTTGTGTTACCACTGGAACAAACGGGGTGA